In Trifolium pratense cultivar HEN17-A07 linkage group LG7, ARS_RC_1.1, whole genome shotgun sequence, a genomic segment contains:
- the LOC123896085 gene encoding protein FAR1-RELATED SEQUENCE 5-like: MVKFDESLDVDSNEVSSTDSHTSDDEDSSYSASSGHDRSDDGDDTGDHHHDDDDDDDGNDHDFDDEASIGERAVRINSMTADEIRGMNFGSVDEAYEFYYQYGKCKGFSVRKCDDKKKIGPDGSKIITNKLFVCSSQGLRDKRHISRLDRKREHRRLTRTKCTARFRVTYKADKGRFVVSVFEETHNHELTSARFVHLHPVYRKISKADRAQVDGMQSRGIRTCHIMGYMVAQKGGYGGVGFTKKDLYNYFDKKMRDIVKDGDVAASLHYLNAKSATDPMLYAEYAADTSNGRMKSLFWADGTSRSDYFCFGDVVAFDTTYQKNKYNLPLVIFSGCNHHSQTIIFGAALVSDETTETYKWVLNCFLECMENKRPKAVVTDGDGAMREAIKEVFPDSTHRLCAWHLNKNAGENVKNSGFLKGFKKAMFSNISKDDFEEYWSEMIKENGVEGHPWVIKTYENKFLWATAYLRDKFFGRIRTTSQREAINAIIKSYVRMKGCIFEFMQNFEQALRGYKNNELVEDFKSKFSEPVLTTQLRLIESNAAKIYTAEIFKEVKEEIMKAGELIVKHKKEIGDTKFYTLTKYCRDAYERTVVYDGDTFQCSCRLFDSRGLPCSHIFHVMKEEHVDHIPSTLVLSRWTKDAKIDYLNMVDVNDPIDSDVIELARFGAYCSVLTSFCKEASKKNGVYGDIMDDLMNLKKKYCSVEDPIGTQKSVVGDPIPVQSKGAPKKKKNDTKALRHCTHCKSTTHNARTCSDKKRKKSCNAESSVQDINSELPVDLCESGVQQKKKKCAEQPKDLCESSAPQKKKKCSELPKDRCESIVQKKNKCSVQLKERGANVSTPTHIDVTSAIGQFTPMYGFQPMIPMLHPVMQQMHVPSGQHVPPAQHVTSVPHVPPVYQVYGMNVGANSTSCYGLLQHVMKSADVQQ; this comes from the exons ATGGTAAAATTTGATGAATCTCTAGATGTTGATTCTAATGAAGTTAGTTCAACTGATAGTCATACATCTGATGATGAGGATTCCAGCTATTCGGCATCCAGTGGGCATGATAGGTCAGATGATGGCGATGATACTGGTGACCAccatcatgatgatgatgatgatgatgatggcaaTGACCATGATTTTGATGATGAAGCATCTATAGGTGAAAGAGCGGTACGTATTAATTCTATGACTGCTGATGAAATTCGTGGTATGAATTTTGGTAGTGTTGACGAagcttatgaattttattatcaatACGGTAAATGTAAAGGTTTTTCCGTTAGGAAATGTgatgataagaaaaaaatagggCCTGATGgtagtaaaataataacaaacaagcTTTTTGTATGCAGTAGTCAAGGTTTACGAGATAAGAGACACATATCTAGGTTAGATAGGAAAAGAGAGCACCGACGTTTGACACGTACGAAATGCACGGCTAGGTTTCGTGTGACATACAAAGCAGATAAGGGTAGATTTGTAGTGTCTGTGTTTGAAGAGACTCATAACCATGAATTAACATCAGCTAGGTTTGTGCACTTACACCCGGTTTATCGTAAAATTAGCAAAGCAGATAGAGCTCAGGTTGATGGTATGCAGTCACGTGGAATTAGAACTTGTCATATTATGGGGTACATGGTTGCTCAGAAGGGTGGATATGGTGGTGTTGGGTTTACGAAGAAAGatctttataattattttgataaaaaaatgcgtGATATTGTTAAAGATGGTGATGTTGCCGCATCGCTACATTATCTTAATGCAAAGTCAGCTACTGATCCCATGCTCTATGCTGAATATGCTGCTGACACTAGTAATGGACGGATGAAGTCTCTTTTTTGGGCTGATGGGACTAGTAGATCTGACTACTTCTGTTTTGGAGATGTGGTTGCATTTGACACAACATACCAGAAGAACAAATACAACCTCCCGCTGGTTATATTTTCAGGTTGTAACCACCATTCccaaacaataatttttggCGCTGCGTTGGTATCAGATGAAACCACTGAGACGTATAAGTGGGTATTGAATTGTTTTTTGGAGTGTATGGAAAATAAACGCCCAAAAGCTGTGGTGACAGATGGAGATGGGGCTATGAGGGAGGCTATAAAAGAGGTTTTCCCCGATTCAACCCATCGGTTATGTGCCTGGCATTTGAATAAGAATGCAGGTGAGAATGTGAAGAATTCAGGTTTTTTGAAGGGATTTAAAAAAGCCATGTTCTCAAATATTTCAAAGGATGATTTTGAAGAGTATTGGTCTGAGATGATTAAAGAAAATGGAGTTGAAGGACATCCTTGGGTTATCAAAACCTACGAGAACAAGTTTCTATGGGCAACTGCATACCTTCGGGATAAGTTTTTTGGACGTATAAGAACTACGTCTCAACGTGAAGCAATCAATGCAATAATAAAGAGTTATGTCAGAATGAAAGGATGCATCTTTGAATTTATGCAAAATTTTGAGCAGGCTCTAAGAGGCTACAAAAACAATGAACTTGTTGAAGATTTTAAGTCAAAGTTTTCAGAACCTGTGTTGACAACTCAACTACGTTTGATTGAGAGCAATGCCGCTAAAATCTATACAGCGGAGATTTTCAAAGaagtgaaagaagaaattatgaagGCCGGTGAATTGATTGTTAAGCATAAAAAGGAAATTGGAGATACAAAGTTTTATACTTTGACTAAATATTGTCGGGATGCGTATGAAAGGACAGTTGTTTACGATGGTGATACATTCCAATGTTCGTGCCGGTTGTTTGATTCTCGTGGACTTCCTTGTTCTCATATTTTTCACGTGATGAAGGAAGAACATGTTGATCACATTCCTAGCACTTTGGTATTGTCGCGATGGACCAAGGATgctaaaattgattatttgaaCATGGTGGATGTTAATGATCCAATTGATTCCGATGTGATTGAGCTTGCCCGTTTTGGTGCATATTGTTCTGTTTTGACATCATTTTGCAAAGAAGCTTCTAAAAAGAATGGTGTGTATGGGGACATTATGGATGACctcatgaatttaaaaaaaaaatattgcagtGTTGAGGATCCTATTGGAACACAAAAGTCAGTTGTTGGTGATCCTATCCCGGTTCAGAGTAAAGGTgctccaaagaaaaaaaagaatgacaCAAAAGCTCTCAGGCATTGTACTCATTGCAAGAGTACAACTCATAACGCGAGGACTTGTTCG gacaaaaagagaaaaaaaagttgcaACGCTGAAAGTAGTGTGCAAGACATAAATTCAGAGCTACCGGTTGACCTTTGTGAAAGTGGTGTGcaacagaaaaagaagaaatgtgCAGAGCAACCGAAAGACCTTTGTGAAAGTAGTGCGCcacagaaaaagaagaaatgttCAGAGCTACCGAAAGATCGTTGCGAAAGTATTgtgcaaaagaaaaataaatgttcgGTGCAACTGAAAGAGCGTGGCGCTAATGTGTCAACACCAACACATATTGATGTTACTAGTGCGATCGGGCAATTCACTCCGATGTATGGATTTCAACCTATGATTCCTATGTTACATCCGGTTATGCAACAGATGCACGTACCATCTGGACAACATGTTCCACCTGCACAACATGTAACTTCTGTACCACATGTACCACCTGTATACCAAGTGTATGGAATGAATGTTGGTGCAAATTCAACTTCGTGTTATGGTCTGTTACAACATGTGATGAAATCTGCTGATGTACAACAATGa
- the LOC123895600 gene encoding uncharacterized protein LOC123895600, with product MFVDAGCFMDGSTGWGLVFHNQVGETIFSACKREFISVEPIVAEALGIRWALQTAIAQGMSSFCISSDAMNVVSCITKKGTFASIDIIAQDCRDLTSGLTNVSVLFVRTEQNDEAHNLASLAKFVGNRSWVGLAPSVSSFSSLADVSAVVCNQYGSVSALA from the coding sequence ATGTTTGTTGATGCAGGATGTTTTATGGATGGATCCACTGGATGGGGTTTGGTTTTTCACAATCAGGTTGGTGAAACAATTTTCAGCGCTTGCAAAAGAGAGTTTATCTCTGTGGAACCGATTGTGGCTGAAGCTTTGGGGATTCGTTGGGCTCTACAAACTGCTATTGCACAAGGTATGTCCTCATTTTGTATTAGCTCTGATGCAATGAATGTTGTGAGCTGCATAACAAAGAAAGGCACATTTGCATCAATTGATATCATAGCCCAAGATTGTAGAGATTTGACGAGTGGTTTGACAAATGTAAGTGTCTTATTTGTTAGGACAGAACAAAATGATGAAGCTCATAATCTAGCATCTTTGGCTAAGTTTGTGGGAAATAGATCATGGGTAGGATTAGCTCCCTCTGTCTCATCTTTTTCTAGTCTTGCAGATGTATCTGCTGTTGTTTGTAACCAATATGGCAGTGTTTCTGCTCTTGCTTAA